A single genomic interval of Picosynechococcus sp. PCC 7003 harbors:
- a CDS encoding ferredoxin:protochlorophyllide reductase (ATP-dependent) subunit N codes for MTVAQETPNLTFDCETGNYHTFCPISCVAWLYQKIEDSFFLVIGTKTCGYFLQNAMGVMIFAEPRYAMAELEESDISAQLNDYDELKRLCLQIKRDRNPSVIVFIGTCTTEIIKMDLEGFSPRLEEEIGIPIVVARANGLDYAFTQGEDTVLAAMANRCPSEPPAPTKEKEEDTAAATRFQKLLNLGLKKKEEAPPVATEQKEHHPLILFGSLPDPVAANLEHELKKQGVKVSGWLPTKLYTELPVVQEGYYVAGVNPFLSRTATTLMRRRKCKLVGAPFPIGPDGTRAWVEKICSVLDIEPQGLAEREAQIWESLEDYLQLIRGKSVFFMGDNLLEISLARFLIRCGMTVAEIGIPYMDKRYQKAELDFLARTCQEMGAPIPKIVEKPDNYNQIQRINALQPDLVITGMAHANPLEARGINTKWSVEFTFAQIHGFTNARDILELVTRPLRRNTNLKDLGWDKLVKEEAAV; via the coding sequence ATGACCGTTGCTCAAGAAACCCCGAACTTAACCTTTGACTGCGAAACAGGCAACTACCACACCTTTTGTCCGATCAGTTGTGTGGCTTGGCTTTACCAGAAAATTGAAGATAGCTTTTTCCTGGTCATCGGCACCAAAACCTGCGGCTATTTCTTGCAAAATGCCATGGGCGTAATGATCTTCGCTGAACCCCGCTACGCCATGGCTGAACTCGAAGAGAGTGATATTTCTGCCCAACTCAACGATTACGACGAACTCAAACGTCTCTGTCTGCAAATCAAACGCGATCGCAATCCCAGCGTGATTGTTTTTATCGGCACCTGCACCACCGAGATTATCAAAATGGATCTCGAAGGCTTTTCCCCTCGCCTCGAAGAAGAAATCGGCATTCCCATCGTCGTCGCCCGGGCCAATGGCCTAGATTATGCCTTTACCCAGGGTGAAGATACCGTCCTCGCAGCGATGGCGAACCGTTGCCCCAGCGAACCCCCGGCCCCCACAAAAGAAAAAGAAGAAGATACTGCTGCGGCCACTCGCTTCCAAAAACTTTTAAACTTGGGCCTCAAGAAAAAAGAAGAAGCACCCCCTGTGGCCACAGAACAAAAAGAGCACCATCCCTTAATTTTGTTTGGCTCTCTACCCGATCCTGTGGCAGCGAACCTGGAGCACGAACTGAAGAAACAGGGCGTTAAGGTTTCGGGCTGGCTCCCCACCAAGCTCTATACAGAATTACCGGTTGTACAAGAAGGCTATTACGTGGCGGGAGTAAATCCATTTCTCAGTCGCACCGCTACTACGTTGATGCGTCGCCGTAAATGTAAGCTCGTGGGTGCTCCATTCCCCATTGGCCCCGACGGTACCAGAGCCTGGGTTGAGAAAATTTGCTCCGTGCTCGACATCGAACCCCAGGGCTTAGCAGAACGGGAAGCACAAATCTGGGAAAGTTTAGAAGACTATCTCCAGCTCATTCGCGGCAAATCAGTCTTTTTCATGGGGGACAACTTACTAGAAATTTCCCTCGCCCGGTTCCTGATCCGCTGTGGCATGACTGTGGCCGAAATTGGCATCCCCTACATGGATAAGCGTTACCAAAAAGCAGAACTAGATTTCCTGGCCCGCACCTGCCAAGAAATGGGTGCACCGATCCCCAAAATTGTTGAAAAACCCGACAATTACAACCAAATTCAACGCATTAATGCCCTACAACCGGATTTGGTGATTACGGGGATGGCCCATGCGAATCCTTTGGAAGCCCGGGGGATCAACACAAAATGGTCAGTGGAATTTACCTTTGCCCAGATTCACGGCTTTACTAATGCGCGGGATATTCTCGAATTGGTCACGCGCCCCCTACGCCGCAATACAAACCTCAAGGATTTGGGCTGGGATAAACTGGTGAAAGAAGAGGCTGCGGTCTAA
- the map gene encoding type I methionyl aminopeptidase, with amino-acid sequence MKQLLNLLIPEPKKAQVGLPRRRKKSKVKIKTAAEIAIMRQSARIVATVLKEVSEIIKPGMTTLEVDAYAEQRIRELGATPSFKGYYGFPGSICISINDEVVHGIPRADKRIHQGDIVKVDTGAFFNGYHGDSCITVGVGKKIKPEAKRLMQAAEEALYKGIEQVKAGNTLLDIAGAVEDHVHSYGYQVVEDFTGHGVGQALHEEPSVFNFRTRDLPNVILEAGMVLAIEPIVNAKTKETITLEDKWTVITPDKSLSAQFEHTVLVTETGYEILTDRDLV; translated from the coding sequence TTGAAACAGTTACTCAATCTCCTAATTCCCGAACCCAAAAAAGCCCAGGTGGGCCTCCCCCGCCGCCGTAAAAAAAGCAAAGTCAAAATTAAGACCGCCGCTGAAATTGCAATTATGCGACAATCGGCGCGGATCGTGGCCACCGTTCTCAAGGAAGTGAGTGAGATCATCAAGCCAGGGATGACGACCCTTGAAGTGGATGCCTATGCTGAACAGCGGATCCGAGAATTAGGCGCAACACCGAGCTTTAAAGGGTATTACGGTTTTCCCGGTTCTATCTGCATCTCGATCAATGATGAAGTCGTCCATGGCATTCCCCGGGCGGACAAACGCATCCACCAAGGGGACATCGTGAAAGTCGATACGGGTGCCTTCTTCAATGGCTACCATGGCGATTCCTGTATTACCGTCGGCGTTGGCAAAAAGATTAAGCCGGAGGCGAAACGGTTGATGCAAGCGGCCGAAGAAGCGCTTTATAAAGGAATCGAGCAAGTAAAAGCCGGAAATACACTCCTGGATATTGCCGGGGCCGTGGAAGACCATGTGCATAGCTATGGCTACCAGGTGGTGGAAGATTTTACGGGCCACGGGGTAGGCCAGGCACTCCACGAAGAACCATCGGTGTTTAATTTCCGCACCCGTGACCTGCCCAATGTCATCCTCGAAGCGGGCATGGTGCTGGCCATTGAACCGATTGTCAATGCGAAAACCAAGGAAACAATCACCCTCGAAGATAAATGGACAGTGATTACCCCTGATAAATCCCTGTCCGCCCAGTTTGAGCATACGGTGCTGGTGACAGAAACGGGTTACGAAATTCTCACGGATCGCGATCTCGTGTAA
- a CDS encoding GNAT family N-acetyltransferase, translating to MHVQLLPFDGDRHWSLINKWIEAPHVARWWGDPGEILLELQQHDPNHQAMITAAGQPVGFLCWQTPSQEELQAAGLADLPKDLIDVDIMLGEAEALGKGIAPQALQCLFEQLKNQGVTLVGLAGAIANGRAMKAYQKAGLMPFRDFFENGEWYRYFTISLL from the coding sequence ATGCATGTTCAATTGCTGCCCTTTGATGGCGATCGCCACTGGTCACTCATTAATAAGTGGATCGAGGCCCCCCATGTTGCACGGTGGTGGGGCGATCCAGGTGAGATTCTTTTGGAATTACAGCAGCACGACCCAAATCATCAGGCAATGATCACCGCAGCGGGTCAACCAGTTGGTTTTCTTTGCTGGCAAACCCCTTCACAGGAAGAGTTACAAGCAGCGGGTCTGGCTGATCTCCCGAAGGATCTCATTGATGTGGACATCATGTTAGGGGAGGCCGAAGCCCTCGGTAAAGGGATTGCTCCCCAAGCCTTGCAATGTTTATTTGAGCAACTAAAAAATCAGGGAGTAACCCTTGTCGGACTGGCAGGAGCGATCGCCAATGGGCGGGCGATGAAAGCCTATCAAAAGGCAGGGCTTATGCCATTTCGTGACTTCTTTGAAAATGGTGAATGGTATCGATACTTTACGATTTCTCTGCTCTGA
- a CDS encoding DUF3370 domain-containing protein, whose product MFFPFFVAQAPPPVEIVRPQEVRVLPGQLDQTPVFNSNSPEKVLGEGILLSTFPATGKTHPDAHLDFTFSGRFDLFAHHVAQGSPEDLRSLHIGAIAYNPNDQPITLYFHHGASYLSQPDAPFIALDTQVPNPRGNVYAGPGSRVMDNLLRRRLQEQFPKQLTIAPRSYQMIFDLPIPVRELDPPLNGRSTYLELTSTGPVYVASLALLEKPDGQGNFRAPTLAEWQALLETGELSSPRDRPPSVPGAPGGLIYGRVAGVSAGSTWKTQIYDSPTWDLTIPAPGEVFSYGISTLVGGTHGTGQIQTAEMLRRYPDTAYAAHGNYGVLYDLTLPLHNPTEATQTVAIALETPIKQDATDEALRFFDPLPTATFFRGPVRVNYKDDQGFLRTEYFHLVQKRGQAGEPLVTLEMPPGDRRLVNIQLRYPPDATPPQVLTVKTQ is encoded by the coding sequence ATGTTTTTTCCCTTCTTTGTTGCCCAAGCGCCGCCCCCGGTGGAAATTGTCCGTCCCCAGGAAGTACGAGTTTTACCGGGACAGCTAGACCAAACCCCTGTGTTTAACAGCAACAGCCCGGAAAAGGTGTTGGGGGAAGGAATTTTGCTGTCCACATTTCCGGCCACCGGGAAAACCCATCCAGATGCTCACCTAGATTTCACCTTTTCAGGACGGTTTGATCTGTTTGCCCACCACGTCGCCCAGGGTTCCCCAGAGGATCTGCGCAGTCTCCACATCGGGGCGATCGCCTACAATCCGAACGATCAACCCATTACCCTTTATTTCCACCACGGTGCGAGCTATTTGAGCCAACCGGATGCTCCCTTTATTGCCCTGGATACCCAAGTGCCGAATCCGAGGGGGAATGTTTACGCCGGGCCAGGCAGCCGGGTAATGGATAATCTGCTGCGTCGCCGTCTCCAGGAGCAGTTTCCAAAGCAGTTGACCATTGCTCCTCGGAGTTACCAGATGATCTTTGATCTGCCGATTCCGGTGCGGGAACTAGATCCCCCTCTCAATGGTCGCTCGACCTATTTGGAGCTAACCAGCACTGGCCCCGTTTATGTGGCGAGTTTAGCCCTCCTTGAAAAACCCGATGGCCAAGGCAATTTCCGAGCACCTACCCTGGCAGAATGGCAAGCACTTCTAGAAACGGGGGAACTCTCTAGCCCGCGCGATCGCCCCCCCAGCGTGCCTGGTGCTCCAGGAGGTTTAATCTATGGTCGGGTGGCTGGTGTTTCCGCAGGCAGCACTTGGAAAACGCAAATTTATGACAGTCCCACCTGGGATCTCACCATTCCCGCCCCTGGAGAAGTCTTTTCTTATGGTATTAGCACCCTCGTTGGGGGAACCCATGGCACGGGCCAGATCCAAACAGCCGAAATGTTGCGCCGCTATCCCGATACTGCCTATGCTGCCCACGGGAATTACGGGGTGCTCTACGATTTGACCCTGCCCCTCCACAATCCCACCGAGGCAACCCAAACCGTGGCGATCGCCCTTGAAACGCCCATCAAGCAAGATGCTACGGACGAAGCACTGCGCTTTTTTGATCCCCTACCGACAGCAACCTTTTTCCGGGGGCCAGTGCGGGTCAATTACAAAGATGACCAGGGCTTTTTGCGTACCGAATATTTTCACCTCGTGCAAAAGCGCGGCCAAGCCGGGGAACCCCTCGTTACCTTGGAAATGCCCCCAGGCGATCGCCGTTTGGTGAATATCCAACTGCGCTATCCCCCCGACGCGACGCCCCCCCAGGTTTTAACCGTTAAAACCCAGTGA